The following coding sequences lie in one Peromyscus maniculatus bairdii isolate BWxNUB_F1_BW_parent chromosome 3, HU_Pman_BW_mat_3.1, whole genome shotgun sequence genomic window:
- the Tspan9 gene encoding tetraspanin-9 isoform X2 — translation MARGCLCCLKYMMFLFNLIFWLCGCGLLGVGIWLSVSQGNFATFSPSFPSLSAANLVIAIGTIVMVTGFLGCLGAIKENKCLLLSFFIVLLVILLAELILLILFFVYMDKVNENAKQDLKEGLLLYNTENNVGLKNAWNIIQAEMRCCGVTDYTDWYPVLGENIVPDRCCMENSQGCGRNTTTPLWRTGCYEKVKLWFDDNKHVLGTVGMCILIMQILGMAFSMTLFQHIHRTGKKYDA, via the exons ctctgtggCTGCGGGCTGCTTGGAGTGGGCATCTGGCTCTCCGTGTCCCAAGGCAACTTTGCCACCTTCTCCCCGAGTTTCCCTTCGCTGTCTGCGGCCAACCTCGTCATCGCCATAGGCACCATTGTCATGGTGACGGGCTTCCTGGGCTGCCTGGGGGCCATCAAGGAAAACAAGTGTTTGCTCCTCAGT TTCTTCATCGTGCTGTTGGTCATTCTCCTGGCTGAGCTGATCCTGCTCATCCTCTTCTTTGTCTACATGGACAAG GTGAACGAGAACGCCAAGCAGGACCTGAAGGAAGGGCTGCTGCTGTACAACACCGAGAACAACGTGGGGCTCAAGAATGCCTGGAATATCATCCAGGCTGAG ATGCGGTGTTGCGGAGTCACCGACTACACAGACTGGTACCCAGTGCTGGGGGAGAACATAGTTCCTGACCGCTGCTGCATGGAGAACTCCCAGGGTTGTGGGCGCAACACCACCACCCCCTTGTGGAGAACG GGCTGCTATGAGAAGGTGAAGCTGTGGTTCGATGACAATAAGCACGTGCTGGGTACCGTGGGGATGTGCATCCTTATCATGCAG ATCCTGGGAATGGCTTTTTCCATGACTCTGTTCCAGCACATCCACCGGACGGGTAAAAAGTATGACGCCTGA